Sequence from the Thermus tengchongensis genome:
AAAGTCCCGCCTTAAGCGGGCCACGGTCTTGGGGGCGATCTCCACCCCCGCCCGGCCGGGGATGTTGTAGAGGAGGATGGGAAAGTCGGGCACCGCCTTGGCCACCTCGGCGAAGTAGCGGTAGAGGCCCTCCTGGTTGGGCTTCAGGTAGTAGGGCACGATGACCATAGCCCCTTGGGCCCCCGCCTCCTTGGCGAAACGGGTGAGCTCCAAGGTTTCTTCCAGCCTCAGGGACCCGGTGCCGGGGATCACCGGCACCCGGCCCGCCGCCTGCTCCAGGGCCACCTCCATGACCCGCTTTCTTTCTTCCAGGGTCTGGGTGCCGGGCTCCCCGGTGGTGCCCCCCACGCTGATCCCGTGGGAGCCCCCCTGGATGGCCCGCTCCACGAGCCTCCTTAAGGCCTCTTCGTCGATGCGCCCTCGGCGAAAGGGGGTAGGTAAGGGTGGGATGGACCCGCGGAACATGCTGCTCCTTTCGCCCCTTAGGATGGCCGTCCCGGGCTGGGAGGGCAACTGTAAGGAGCACAAGATTACACCGGTATTTGTTCCTTTATACAAAAAGACCCCTCTGGCGCCCTAGTCAAGCGAGGTATATTGTGTAAACCAACAATGCCAACGCCAGAGTTCAGCCAAACCTCCATTACCTTCCTCCATCTGGCCCAGGACCTGGGCCTCGAGGTCCTGGTCCCCTCGGACCGCCCCGTCCTCTACCTCCTGGAGGAGGCCAGGCCCCTCCTCCCCTTGGAAGGGGCCCTCCTCCTTTTCCGCCCCGAGGGAAGCCTCTGGCGCTACCGCACCGCCAGCGGCTTTCTCCTCCCTGCTCCCGACCCGGAGCTTTTGGCCTACGCCAAGCAGGAGGGCTTAGGCGTGGCCCTCTACCCTCCCTGGCTCAAACGGGAGGAGCTGGCCAAAGCCCTGACCCTGCGCCTTTTCCACCTGGGGGCGGGTCTCGGCCTAGCCAGTCTCTTGGACCTCTTGCTCAAGCTCCCAGAAAGGCCCTTTCTGGAGGTTCTCTACCAGGCCACCGGCCTGGCCCTGGCCTGGGTAGCCCCCTGGGGGGAGGTGCTGGGCTTCGCTGGCCCCGTGCCCCCCCAGCACCCTAAGGAGCCGGGGGAAGGGCGGGGATGGCTTTCCTTGGAGGCAGGGGAAGGCGTTCTGGTGGCCTATGGGGAGGAAGAAGGCCTGAAGCGGGCCCGGGGCCTTTTGGAGGTGGCGGCTCGGCTCCTCAAGGTGCGGGCCCTCGAGCGCTCCTTGGAGCGGATGCGGGAGGAGTCCCTGGGCGGGGCTTTGCTGGAGGGCCTCATCCTGGGGGAAGCCGAACCCGAACGCCTCTTCGCCTTCGGCTTCGCCGAGGGCGTGGAATGGGTCTTGGCCCTGGTAGAACCCCCCGCGGTGCCGGGCCGCCACCGCCTGGCGGAGGAAAGGCGGCGGGAGGCCACCTTGGAGCTAAGGCGCCGGGCGGGCACCTACCTGGACCGCCTGGGGGTGCCCTACCTCCTCACGGTGCGGGGCAACCGCCTGGCGGCCATGTGGCAGGTGCACAACCCCAAGAAGGAGGCGCAAAGCCTCCTTTCTGCCCTACCCCCGGGAAGCCGCCTGGGGTACTCTGCGGTCCACGCGGCCGGGGAGGAGGTGCAAAACGCCTACCGAGAGGCCCTCATCGCCCTCAAGGCGGCCCGGCCTGGGGAGGCCCTCTCCTTCAGCGGCCTG
This genomic interval carries:
- a CDS encoding PucR family transcriptional regulator; its protein translation is MPTPEFSQTSITFLHLAQDLGLEVLVPSDRPVLYLLEEARPLLPLEGALLLFRPEGSLWRYRTASGFLLPAPDPELLAYAKQEGLGVALYPPWLKREELAKALTLRLFHLGAGLGLASLLDLLLKLPERPFLEVLYQATGLALAWVAPWGEVLGFAGPVPPQHPKEPGEGRGWLSLEAGEGVLVAYGEEEGLKRARGLLEVAARLLKVRALERSLERMREESLGGALLEGLILGEAEPERLFAFGFAEGVEWVLALVEPPAVPGRHRLAEERRREATLELRRRAGTYLDRLGVPYLLTVRGNRLAAMWQVHNPKKEAQSLLSALPPGSRLGYSAVHAAGEEVQNAYREALIALKAARPGEALSFSGLDPVAFVLLQQSPEDLKALVERYLPLPPKLLKTLEVYVASGNVEEAAGALHIHPNTLRYRLRRIEATLGPLSRPEVLARVHLALRARDLLVG
- the hpaI gene encoding 2,4-dihydroxyhept-2-ene-1,7-dioic acid aldolase translates to MFRGSIPPLPTPFRRGRIDEEALRRLVERAIQGGSHGISVGGTTGEPGTQTLEERKRVMEVALEQAAGRVPVIPGTGSLRLEETLELTRFAKEAGAQGAMVIVPYYLKPNQEGLYRYFAEVAKAVPDFPILLYNIPGRAGVEIAPKTVARLRRDFPHIVGLKHSSKDLEYLSHLFQEVGQDFLVFCGLESLTLPMMSLGAVGTIAATANWLPQEVAKLTELALAGDYAGARELHYHLLEANEAIFWDTNPIPLKTVLSWMGLLEKEWRLPLGPTTPEVEERLRAMARRYRLIGEEA